GCTCTATTTCATCCTGATGCTGGGTATCGGGCTGTATGCGTGGCGCAAGTCGACTTCGGACAGTGCGGGCTATCTCCTTGCTGGACGAAATCTGCATCCGGCTGTGGCGGCGCTGAGTGCCGGGGCCTCGGACATGTCGGGCTGGCTGCTGCTGGGCTTGCCCGGTGCGCTCTATGCCAGCGGGCTGGTAGAGGCGTGGATCGGTATCGGGCTGTTTGTCGGCGCCGTGGCGAACTGGATCATCGTCGCACCGCGCCTGCGCCAACAGACCGAAGATCTGGGCAATGCGCTGACCATTCCGGAATTCCTCGCCAATCGCTTCCCCGACAAGGCGGTGGCCCTGCGGGTGGTGAGCGCAGTGATCATTGTGCTGTTTTTCACCGTCTACACGGCAGCCGGGCTGGTTGGTGGCGGCAAACTGTTCGAAACCGCCTTTGCCGGGATCATGCCGGGAGCGGGCATGAGCGACTACATGCTCGGCATCTGGATCACCGCCGGCGTGGTGCTTGCCTATACGATGGTGGGTGGCTTTCTGGCCGTCAGCCTGACCGATTTCGTCCAGGGCTGCATCATGGTGGTGGCGCTGGTGCTGATGCCGCTGGTGGTGATCTGGGGCGGCAAGGATGTGGGCGCGTTGGGCGAATGGAGCGCGGTGACAGGGATGCTCAACGAGGTCGATCCCGGCCTGTTCAGCCTGTTTGGCGGGCTGACTCTGATTGGCTGGCTGAGCGCGGTAACCTGGGGACTGGGCTATTTCGGGCAGCCGCATATCATCGTGCGTTTCATGGCGGTGCGCAGTGTCGCAGACGTTAAGGTGGCGCGCACGATCGGCCTGAGCTGGATGGCCGTGGCGCTGATCGGGGCCATCGGCGTCGGCATTGCTGGCCGCGCCTATGCCGAGGCGAATGGCGTGGTGGTACAAGACCCGGAGACGATCTTCATCCTTCTGGCAGACCTTCTGTTCCACCCGCTGATTACCGGCTTCCTGCTGGCGGCATTGCTGGCGGCAATCATGAGTACGATC
This is a stretch of genomic DNA from Parerythrobacter jejuensis. It encodes these proteins:
- the putP gene encoding sodium/proline symporter PutP, coding for MTTGSFQTGTLVSLALYFILMLGIGLYAWRKSTSDSAGYLLAGRNLHPAVAALSAGASDMSGWLLLGLPGALYASGLVEAWIGIGLFVGAVANWIIVAPRLRQQTEDLGNALTIPEFLANRFPDKAVALRVVSAVIIVLFFTVYTAAGLVGGGKLFETAFAGIMPGAGMSDYMLGIWITAGVVLAYTMVGGFLAVSLTDFVQGCIMVVALVLMPLVVIWGGKDVGALGEWSAVTGMLNEVDPGLFSLFGGLTLIGWLSAVTWGLGYFGQPHIIVRFMAVRSVADVKVARTIGLSWMAVALIGAIGVGIAGRAYAEANGVVVQDPETIFILLADLLFHPLITGFLLAALLAAIMSTISSQLLVSSSSLTEDFYRLFLRKECSETEAVNVGRLCVLLVALAAIVIARDPDSQVLGLVSNAWAGFGAAFGPLILFALTWDKMTGAGAVSGLVVGAATVMVWIALGWNGAFLGGPGVYEIIPGFVAASLAIWLVSKATARDEESSPRAA